A single genomic interval of Shewanella psychropiezotolerans harbors:
- the pth gene encoding aminoacyl-tRNA hydrolase, translating into MSNIKLIVGLANPGEKYAQTRHNAGAWYVQELARICGATLIADSKYYGLTARVNLHGKDVRLLIPSTFMNLSGKSVGAMANFFRIQADEILVAHDELDMPPGVAKFKLGGGHGGHNGLKDIIASMGNDKGFYRLRIGIGHPGDRNQVSNYVLGKASAAEQTQIETVLDEAVRSTELLFTEDMAKAMNRLHTFKA; encoded by the coding sequence ATGAGTAACATAAAACTGATTGTAGGACTCGCTAATCCTGGTGAAAAATATGCGCAGACCCGACATAACGCTGGGGCTTGGTATGTACAAGAGCTCGCCAGAATATGCGGTGCAACTCTGATCGCCGATAGCAAGTATTATGGCTTAACCGCTAGAGTGAACCTGCATGGTAAAGATGTTCGTTTACTGATCCCGAGTACGTTTATGAATCTCAGTGGTAAGTCAGTTGGTGCGATGGCGAATTTCTTTCGTATCCAAGCCGATGAGATCTTAGTCGCTCATGATGAACTCGATATGCCACCTGGAGTGGCCAAGTTCAAACTGGGTGGTGGGCACGGTGGTCATAACGGTTTAAAAGATATCATTGCCAGCATGGGGAATGATAAAGGTTTCTATCGATTACGAATCGGCATAGGTCATCCTGGTGATAGAAACCAAGTCAGTAATTATGTACTGGGCAAGGCTTCGGCAGCTGAGCAGACTCAGATTGAAACTGTGCTCGATGAGGCTGTACGCTCAACCGAGTTATTGTTTACTGAAGACATGGCAAAAGCCATGAACAGGTTGCACACCTTTAAAGCTTAG
- the hemA gene encoding glutamyl-tRNA reductase, which produces MSLVAIGINHKTATVDLREKVAFSPDKIHEAMKSLARHTKTGEAVIISTCNRTELYTNTADEAEVVRWLEEYHQLSHEEVESCLYKYHGQAVVQHLMRVSSGLDSLILGEPQILGQVKQSFAKAREAGTVAITMDRMFQNTFSVAKKVRTETDIGAAAVSVAFAAVSMAKHIFSALSATKVLLIGAGETIELVARHLKDNGVDSMVVANRTLSRAEGMCEEFGATAITLEQIPDFLAQADIVISSTASPLPILGKGMVEKALKQRRHQPMLLVDIAVPRDIEAEVADLDDAFLYTVDDLQSIIEQNMASRREAAEQAEIIAEEESHLFMEWIRSLESVDSIREYRSQSMAIKDELVERAIKKLAQGGDSEQLLLELANKLTNKLIHAPTQALTAASRQGDLNSIGQLRTALGLDKN; this is translated from the coding sequence ATGAGCCTTGTAGCAATCGGTATTAATCACAAAACAGCCACGGTTGACCTGCGTGAAAAGGTCGCGTTTTCACCAGATAAAATTCATGAAGCCATGAAGAGTCTGGCGAGGCATACCAAGACCGGTGAAGCTGTGATCATTTCAACCTGTAACCGTACTGAGCTGTATACCAACACCGCAGATGAAGCGGAGGTCGTGCGTTGGCTGGAAGAGTATCACCAACTTTCCCACGAGGAGGTTGAGTCGTGCCTATACAAATACCATGGTCAAGCGGTGGTGCAGCATTTGATGCGTGTCTCATCGGGGTTAGATTCACTGATCCTTGGCGAGCCGCAAATCTTAGGTCAGGTAAAGCAATCTTTTGCTAAGGCAAGAGAAGCCGGGACTGTCGCTATCACTATGGACCGCATGTTTCAAAATACGTTCTCGGTAGCCAAGAAAGTCAGAACTGAAACCGATATCGGTGCTGCCGCCGTGTCTGTGGCATTTGCAGCCGTTAGCATGGCTAAGCATATCTTCTCTGCACTGAGTGCGACTAAAGTCCTGCTTATCGGTGCAGGCGAGACAATTGAGCTGGTTGCCAGGCACTTAAAAGATAACGGTGTCGACTCTATGGTGGTGGCAAATCGTACACTTTCACGTGCCGAAGGCATGTGTGAGGAGTTCGGTGCAACGGCTATCACACTCGAGCAGATCCCTGATTTTCTCGCTCAGGCCGATATCGTGATATCATCTACGGCGAGTCCTTTACCGATACTCGGTAAAGGCATGGTAGAAAAAGCGCTGAAGCAGCGTCGTCATCAGCCTATGTTATTGGTTGATATCGCAGTTCCTCGTGATATTGAAGCCGAGGTAGCCGACCTTGACGATGCTTTCCTCTACACAGTGGATGACCTGCAAAGCATCATAGAACAGAATATGGCCTCAAGAAGAGAGGCTGCCGAGCAAGCTGAGATAATTGCAGAAGAAGAGTCACATCTTTTCATGGAGTGGATCCGCTCATTAGAGTCGGTAGACAGTATCCGTGAGTATCGAAGCCAAAGTATGGCGATAAAAGATGAGTTAGTTGAGCGAGCGATCAAAAAATTAGCCCAAGGTGGAGATAGCGAACAACTGCTACTCGAACTCGCCAATAAGTTAACCAATAAATTGATTCATGCACCAACTCAAGCTTTGACTGCTGCTAGCCGTCAAGGCGATCTTAATAGCATTGGCCAGCTCAGAACTGCGCTCGGATTAGATAAAAACTAA
- a CDS encoding trypsin-like serine protease: MKKTNIGLPSVVLFSALCGIYSPLSLAVEGNDVAASDAPYMVYLKDAHCSGTIIAPKTVLTASHCVSQVTVGSYVYLLHSRGEDFSHNGVRVKVVKDYTATHIYRINGEFDRSKFDDIAILELESMPEGVTWLPVSASPIPLEAEVYPIGYSTSNLKRMPIPARVAAKAHSPDYEREAFMRFCPDSIYFSREYFTQEYPFSSVSNCSWRETSHEKLVESGTYIPNQHSITIENPPLDPSDTRWSMNELGTVETKYSTFRGDSGGPLIFEGKIYGVASSGTDSYSQIHNVATYYAGFTRPGIIQWIVDTVKDIQSRSDVSAMSHSLDPEQRAIIFPDY, from the coding sequence ATGAAAAAAACTAATATTGGCTTACCCTCGGTTGTTTTGTTTTCAGCATTGTGCGGAATTTATTCGCCTCTGTCTCTCGCGGTTGAAGGTAACGACGTAGCGGCCAGTGATGCACCTTATATGGTTTATTTGAAAGACGCTCACTGTAGTGGAACGATTATCGCACCCAAGACGGTGTTAACTGCGTCACACTGTGTATCTCAGGTAACGGTAGGGAGTTACGTGTATTTATTGCATTCAAGAGGTGAGGATTTTTCACATAATGGTGTTCGAGTGAAGGTGGTTAAGGATTATACGGCTACCCATATCTATCGCATTAATGGAGAGTTTGACAGGAGTAAATTTGATGACATTGCTATTTTAGAGCTGGAAAGTATGCCAGAAGGCGTAACTTGGTTACCCGTTTCAGCAAGCCCAATTCCACTAGAAGCCGAGGTTTATCCCATCGGATATTCAACATCAAATTTAAAGCGTATGCCTATACCTGCACGAGTTGCTGCAAAGGCACATTCTCCGGACTATGAAAGAGAAGCATTTATGCGTTTTTGTCCAGATTCTATATATTTCTCTCGTGAGTATTTTACACAAGAGTATCCGTTCTCTAGCGTGTCAAATTGTAGTTGGCGAGAGACATCGCATGAAAAACTTGTAGAATCTGGTACTTATATACCCAATCAACACTCTATAACCATAGAAAACCCTCCTCTGGATCCGTCAGATACGAGATGGTCAATGAATGAGCTTGGTACGGTAGAAACGAAGTACTCTACTTTCAGAGGAGACAGTGGTGGTCCGCTGATTTTCGAGGGCAAGATCTACGGTGTTGCCAGCTCTGGAACGGATAGCTATAGCCAAATACATAACGTGGCTACATATTATGCAGGCTTCACGCGCCCTGGAATTATCCAATGGATTGTAGACACAGTTAAAGACATTCAAAGTCGTTCTGATGTATCTGCTATGAGTCATTCATTAGACCCTGAGCAGCGTGCAATCATATTTCCTGATTACTAA
- a CDS encoding ribose-phosphate pyrophosphokinase — MPDIKLFAGNATPALAKKIADRLFCKLGNAAVGVFSDGEISVQINENVRGADVFIIQSTCAPTNDNLMELIVMVDALRRASAGRITAVIPYFGYARQDRRVRSARVPITAKVVADFLSSVGVDRVLTCDLHAEQIQGFFDVPVDNVFGSPVLLEDMLSKNLDNPVVVSPDIGGVVRARAVAKLLDDSDLAIIDKRRPQANVAQVMHIIGDVQGRDCIIVDDMIDTGGTLCKAAEALKEHGANRVFAYATHPVFSGNAAKNIAESVIDEVIVTDTIPLEKDIEALEKVTQLSMSAVLAEAIRRVSNEESISAMFKH, encoded by the coding sequence GTGCCTGACATTAAACTTTTTGCTGGTAACGCAACACCTGCTCTCGCTAAGAAGATAGCCGATCGTCTATTCTGCAAACTCGGAAACGCAGCAGTAGGCGTGTTCAGCGACGGGGAAATCAGTGTCCAGATAAACGAAAATGTACGTGGGGCGGATGTCTTTATCATTCAATCTACATGTGCACCGACCAACGATAACTTGATGGAACTTATCGTGATGGTCGACGCATTACGTCGTGCATCGGCCGGACGTATTACCGCAGTGATCCCTTACTTCGGTTACGCTCGTCAAGACCGTCGCGTACGCAGCGCTCGAGTCCCTATTACAGCCAAAGTTGTCGCAGACTTCCTATCGAGCGTAGGTGTTGACCGCGTGTTAACTTGTGACCTGCATGCTGAGCAGATCCAGGGTTTCTTCGATGTTCCTGTCGATAACGTATTTGGTAGCCCTGTGTTGCTAGAAGATATGCTATCAAAGAATCTTGATAACCCAGTCGTTGTTTCTCCGGATATCGGTGGTGTTGTTCGCGCCCGCGCAGTAGCTAAACTACTGGATGACTCTGATCTCGCCATTATCGATAAGCGTCGTCCACAGGCTAACGTTGCTCAGGTAATGCACATCATAGGTGACGTTCAAGGTCGTGACTGTATCATCGTCGATGATATGATCGATACCGGCGGCACTCTATGCAAGGCTGCCGAAGCCCTGAAAGAGCATGGCGCTAACCGTGTATTTGCTTACGCGACTCATCCAGTATTTTCGGGTAATGCGGCTAAGAATATCGCCGAGTCTGTTATCGATGAAGTTATCGTTACCGACACCATTCCCCTAGAAAAAGATATTGAGGCACTTGAAAAAGTGACTCAATTGTCTATGTCTGCGGTTTTGGCCGAAGCTATCCGTCGTGTTAGCAACGAAGAGTCTATCTCTGCGATGTTTAAACACTAG
- a CDS encoding FAD-dependent monooxygenase, which yields MIGAATAIGLAQLGLSVTVIEAFRPEAYCSEQAIDLRVSAISLATETLLERLGALESLTQMRRAPYLGLETWELEGCITRFHANAIGVSHLGHIVENRLIQLALWQEFESLDNLELLCPRSLDSFSRSENGVCVTLDDGQRLDAKLLVGADGANSQVRTWAGIGLTGWDYAQSAMLINIETAIEQQDVTWQQFTPKGPRSLLPLPGNNASLVWYDDASRIAQLSKLSNTALAQQIKMHFPERLDRQFEVLNKGSFKLTRRHAQSYFSDNLVILGDAAHTINPLAGQGVNIGFKDVDALISVISNKLSQQEAWWSNAALSEYQTRRYRDNQLMMSAMDLFYAGFSNDLLPLKVLRNAALKFANIDSPIKKQVLKYAMGL from the coding sequence ATGATCGGTGCCGCAACGGCCATAGGTTTAGCGCAACTAGGCTTGAGTGTTACCGTGATTGAGGCGTTCAGACCCGAGGCATACTGCAGTGAGCAGGCCATAGATTTAAGAGTCTCTGCAATTAGCTTAGCTACTGAGACCTTGCTGGAGCGTCTAGGTGCGCTCGAGAGTTTGACTCAGATGCGACGAGCGCCATATTTAGGTCTGGAAACCTGGGAGCTAGAGGGATGTATCACTCGTTTTCATGCCAATGCCATAGGTGTGTCTCATCTCGGGCATATTGTCGAGAACCGTTTGATCCAGTTGGCCTTGTGGCAAGAGTTCGAGTCTCTCGATAACCTCGAGTTACTTTGCCCCAGAAGTCTTGATAGCTTTAGTCGCTCCGAGAACGGGGTTTGTGTGACCTTAGACGATGGTCAGCGACTCGATGCCAAGTTATTAGTCGGTGCCGATGGGGCCAACTCTCAGGTTAGAACTTGGGCCGGGATCGGCTTAACGGGTTGGGATTATGCCCAGTCGGCCATGTTGATTAATATCGAGACGGCCATAGAGCAACAAGATGTGACCTGGCAACAGTTTACCCCCAAAGGTCCCAGATCTCTGTTACCACTCCCGGGAAATAATGCTTCTCTGGTCTGGTATGATGATGCCAGTCGAATCGCTCAGCTATCGAAATTGAGTAACACAGCTCTGGCTCAGCAGATTAAGATGCATTTTCCTGAGCGATTGGACAGGCAGTTTGAAGTCTTGAATAAAGGCAGTTTTAAGTTGACCCGACGCCATGCTCAATCTTACTTTTCCGATAATCTGGTAATTTTAGGTGATGCGGCTCACACCATTAATCCCCTAGCTGGACAAGGGGTCAATATTGGCTTTAAAGATGTCGATGCATTGATCTCGGTGATTTCGAATAAACTGAGTCAGCAAGAGGCTTGGTGGAGCAATGCTGCATTGAGTGAATACCAAACTCGTCGTTACCGAGATAATCAACTGATGATGTCGGCAATGGATCTGTTTTATGCCGGATTTAGCAATGATTTACTACCACTAAAAGTACTGCGAAATGCTGCGCTTAAGTTTGCGAATATCGACTCGCCGATTAAGAAACAAGTGCTCAAATATGCCATGGGACTCTAA
- the ychF gene encoding redox-regulated ATPase YchF: MGFKCGIVGLPNVGKSTLFNALTKAGIEASNFPFCTIEPNTGVVPVPDSRLDALAQIVNPERVIPTTMEFVDIAGLVAGASKGEGLGNKFLANIRETDAIGHVVRCFEDENIVHVANKISPAEDIEVINTELALADLDSCERAIHRQAKRAKGGDQEAKFEVSVLEKMLAPLNEGTMLRSLDLSVEEKAAVAYLNFLTLKPTMYIANVADDGFENNPHLDTVREIAAKENAVVVAVCASIESELGEMDPEDRDEFMADLGLEEPGLDRVIRAGYDLLTLQTYFTAGVKEVRAWTVAIGATAPQAAGVIHTDFERGFIRAQVMAYDDFITYKGEAGAKEAGKLKVEGKSYIVKDGDVMHFLFNV; this comes from the coding sequence ATGGGTTTTAAATGTGGCATCGTAGGCCTGCCAAACGTAGGTAAATCAACGTTATTTAATGCGTTAACTAAAGCTGGCATCGAAGCGTCGAATTTTCCGTTTTGTACGATCGAACCCAATACTGGTGTCGTGCCTGTACCCGACTCTCGTCTCGATGCCTTAGCACAGATAGTTAACCCTGAACGTGTAATACCGACAACGATGGAGTTTGTCGACATTGCAGGTCTGGTTGCAGGTGCATCTAAAGGTGAAGGACTGGGTAATAAGTTTCTGGCTAATATCCGTGAAACAGATGCCATCGGTCACGTTGTGCGTTGTTTCGAAGATGAGAACATTGTGCATGTCGCTAATAAGATCTCACCAGCCGAAGATATCGAAGTGATCAACACTGAACTGGCTTTGGCGGATCTGGATTCATGTGAGCGTGCTATTCATCGTCAGGCAAAGCGTGCTAAAGGTGGCGATCAAGAGGCTAAATTTGAAGTCTCTGTGCTGGAGAAGATGCTTGCTCCTTTGAACGAAGGCACTATGTTACGTTCTTTAGATTTGTCGGTCGAAGAGAAAGCCGCTGTTGCTTATCTGAACTTCTTGACGCTAAAGCCTACCATGTATATCGCTAACGTGGCCGATGATGGTTTCGAAAACAATCCGCATCTGGATACAGTTCGTGAAATAGCAGCGAAAGAGAATGCTGTTGTCGTGGCAGTATGCGCCTCGATTGAATCAGAGCTTGGAGAGATGGACCCTGAAGATCGCGACGAGTTCATGGCAGATCTTGGTTTGGAAGAGCCTGGTTTAGACCGTGTAATTCGTGCCGGTTACGATCTACTGACACTGCAAACATACTTCACTGCAGGTGTTAAAGAGGTTCGTGCCTGGACTGTTGCCATAGGTGCGACAGCCCCACAAGCTGCCGGCGTGATCCACACAGATTTTGAACGTGGCTTCATTCGTGCTCAAGTTATGGCTTATGACGACTTCATTACCTATAAAGGTGAGGCCGGCGCTAAAGAAGCTGGTAAGCTAAAAGTAGAAGGCAAATCTTATATAGTGAAAGATGGAGATGTGATGCATTTCCTCTTTAACGTATAA
- the ispE gene encoding 4-(cytidine 5'-diphospho)-2-C-methyl-D-erythritol kinase, whose product MTDTNLSLGWPAPAKLNLFLHINNQRDDGYHELQTLFQFVDYCDYLDFRVTQSSDLTLHSNMNNAVADCDNLILLAAKSLQKFCNCQKGAEIWLDKRLPMGGGIGGGSSDAATTLVALNALWDTQLSKDQLMVLGLELGADVPVFINGLSAFAEGVGEKLIPFAPKEHWYLILIPDVHVSTAAVFQNPQLTRDTPKLDIDSLMSAPWKNDCQDFVVKRYPQVANTLGWLIEYAPSRMTGTGACIFGQFELQHQALEVLAKLPKDMRGFVAKGTNISPLESHLTRL is encoded by the coding sequence ATGACAGACACGAATTTATCATTAGGTTGGCCAGCCCCGGCAAAACTCAACCTCTTTTTACACATCAATAATCAACGTGATGATGGCTACCATGAATTACAGACTCTGTTTCAATTTGTCGATTATTGTGACTATTTAGACTTTAGAGTCACCCAATCATCAGATTTAACGTTACACTCGAACATGAATAACGCTGTCGCAGATTGTGATAACTTAATTCTCTTAGCCGCAAAATCATTGCAAAAATTTTGTAATTGCCAAAAAGGTGCAGAAATTTGGCTGGATAAACGCTTGCCTATGGGGGGAGGAATAGGTGGAGGTTCGTCCGATGCAGCCACCACTTTAGTGGCATTAAATGCACTCTGGGACACTCAGTTATCTAAGGATCAACTGATGGTGCTAGGCTTAGAGCTTGGTGCCGATGTGCCTGTTTTTATTAATGGTTTATCTGCATTTGCCGAAGGTGTCGGCGAAAAACTCATCCCCTTTGCACCGAAAGAGCATTGGTACTTGATCCTTATACCCGATGTACATGTTTCCACTGCAGCTGTGTTCCAAAATCCACAACTTACCCGCGACACTCCTAAGTTAGACATAGACTCCTTGATGAGTGCCCCATGGAAAAATGATTGCCAAGATTTCGTCGTTAAACGCTACCCTCAAGTTGCCAACACCTTGGGCTGGCTGATAGAATATGCGCCGTCTAGAATGACTGGAACCGGAGCGTGTATTTTCGGTCAATTCGAACTGCAGCATCAAGCCTTAGAGGTCCTGGCTAAATTGCCGAAGGACATGCGAGGCTTTGTCGCTAAAGGGACAAATATATCGCCCCTAGAGTCGCATTTAACTCGACTATAG
- the prmC gene encoding peptide chain release factor N(5)-glutamine methyltransferase: MHQTLAGALDWASPQLVDVSDTPKLDAEVMLLHIIHKQRGYLYTWPDERLTSDQVVDYTKMVQRRVLGTPIAHIVGEREFWSLPFMVNPTTLIPRPDTEILVETALNLPLAENAQVLDLGTGTGAIALSLAYEKKEWQITAVDKIIEAVALAKANREHLKLQQVQIIQSDWFDSVTCYDFNLIVSNPPYIDETDAHLDQGDVRFEPQSALTAGEAGFADLYHIASSARDYLAPGGYLLLEHGYQQAIPLRKKMIELGYENVATVRDFGSNDRCTLGRFPR; this comes from the coding sequence TTGCACCAGACTCTAGCTGGAGCCCTAGATTGGGCTTCACCCCAATTGGTTGATGTCTCAGATACACCTAAGCTTGATGCAGAGGTGATGTTACTACACATCATTCATAAACAGCGTGGTTACTTATATACCTGGCCCGATGAACGTCTAACATCGGATCAGGTTGTTGATTACACCAAGATGGTCCAACGTCGTGTGCTGGGTACTCCCATCGCACACATTGTTGGTGAGAGAGAGTTTTGGTCTCTGCCTTTCATGGTTAATCCTACGACACTTATTCCGCGTCCGGACACCGAAATTCTTGTAGAAACTGCGTTAAATCTTCCACTGGCAGAAAATGCGCAGGTGTTGGATTTAGGTACAGGAACCGGTGCTATCGCACTCTCCCTAGCTTATGAGAAAAAAGAGTGGCAGATCACCGCTGTCGATAAGATCATTGAGGCGGTGGCACTGGCAAAAGCGAATAGAGAGCATCTCAAGCTGCAACAGGTTCAGATCATCCAGAGTGACTGGTTTGATTCGGTAACCTGTTATGACTTTAATCTCATCGTCTCTAATCCGCCTTATATCGACGAGACAGATGCGCATCTGGATCAAGGTGATGTCAGGTTTGAGCCTCAGAGTGCGCTGACTGCGGGTGAGGCGGGCTTTGCCGATCTTTATCATATTGCCTCGAGTGCTCGAGACTATTTAGCCCCAGGCGGCTATCTTTTGCTGGAACATGGTTATCAGCAAGCCATTCCACTCAGGAAAAAGATGATAGAGCTCGGCTACGAGAACGTCGCTACCGTTCGAGATTTTGGTAGTAATGACAGGTGTACCTTAGGCCGATTCCCTCGTTAG
- the lolB gene encoding lipoprotein insertase outer membrane protein LolB gives MNNLSYITKTPLLLVLLSLSLLSACTTTPTNLVPIQVDKVSQANAWEMRGKLAVKTPEDSFSTNLYWLHTQTKNEFKLTTMLGTTLLSLTTEHGMARLEVDGKTYEHHDAQQLLTNVTGWSIPVDALPLWITGQVSSDDEVSSFDEKNRPVSLFTPLETPPWQVEFLKWQHQSGAQIPRLLQLKRVDLRLKIQVTQWQALANNDLVPSTNQINKSTKIDASTR, from the coding sequence ATGAATAATTTGAGCTATATCACAAAAACACCTCTCTTATTGGTGCTCCTGAGCCTAAGTTTGCTATCGGCATGTACCACGACTCCAACTAACTTGGTCCCGATACAAGTCGATAAAGTATCTCAAGCCAACGCTTGGGAGATGCGAGGCAAACTTGCCGTCAAAACACCCGAGGATAGTTTCAGCACTAATTTATACTGGCTTCACACACAGACAAAAAATGAATTCAAACTCACCACTATGCTTGGCACTACTCTTCTGTCCTTAACCACTGAGCATGGCATGGCACGCTTAGAGGTTGATGGAAAAACATATGAACACCATGATGCGCAACAGCTGTTAACCAATGTCACAGGTTGGTCTATCCCAGTCGACGCCTTACCTCTATGGATAACGGGCCAAGTATCGTCGGATGATGAAGTCAGCTCATTTGATGAAAAGAATAGGCCAGTAAGCTTATTTACGCCATTAGAGACGCCTCCATGGCAGGTAGAGTTTCTCAAGTGGCAACATCAGAGTGGTGCTCAGATACCTAGGTTATTGCAATTAAAGAGAGTCGATCTGCGGCTCAAAATACAAGTGACCCAATGGCAAGCACTCGCTAATAATGATCTTGTCCCCTCGACGAACCAGATTAACAAGAGTACGAAAATTGATGCGAGCACACGCTAG
- a CDS encoding SirB2 family protein produces METLNSFYPAIKHVHLTFVAASVLFFLVRFVLHMRQSPIMDKKLVKIAPHVIDTLLLLSGLTLCFVIQQYPFVDPWITEKLGAVVAYILLATISLKANKGKLFKVFAAFGAIAWVVYAAKIAIFKQAVLMV; encoded by the coding sequence ATGGAAACCCTAAACAGTTTTTATCCTGCTATTAAGCACGTTCATTTGACCTTCGTAGCCGCTAGCGTATTGTTTTTTTTAGTCCGTTTCGTGCTTCATATGCGTCAGTCTCCTATCATGGATAAGAAGCTGGTTAAAATCGCTCCCCATGTCATCGATACATTACTCTTATTATCTGGTTTGACCTTGTGTTTCGTCATTCAGCAATATCCCTTCGTCGACCCTTGGATCACCGAGAAGTTAGGCGCTGTTGTGGCATATATCCTTTTAGCTACTATTTCTTTAAAGGCTAACAAAGGAAAGCTATTCAAGGTGTTTGCTGCTTTCGGTGCGATTGCTTGGGTAGTATATGCCGCTAAGATAGCCATTTTTAAGCAAGCGGTGCTAATGGTCTAA
- the miaB gene encoding tRNA (N6-isopentenyl adenosine(37)-C2)-methylthiotransferase MiaB, with amino-acid sequence MSKKLHIKTWGCQMNEYDSSKMADLMDEYKGYTLTDDAAEADVLLLNTCSIREKAQEKVFHQLGRWKKLKDKNPNLIIGVGGCVASQEGKMIKERAQCVDIIFGPQTLHRLPEMVDQVKQGGKAVIDISFPEIEKFDRLPEPRADGPTAFVSIMEGCSKYCSFCVVPYTRGEEVSRPVDDVILEVAQLAEQGVREVNLLGQNVNAFRGATHDDDICTFAELLRYIAAIDGIDRVRFTTSHPIEFSQDIIDVYEDTPELVSFLHLPVQSGSDHILTQMKRGHMAIEYRSIIRRLRKARPDIQISSDFIIGFPGESKQDFADTMKLIEDVAFDHSFSFIYSARPGTPAADLPDDVTLAEKKERLAILQERITQQAMRYSRQMLGTVQRILVEGPSVKNPMELRGRTETSRVVNFEADPKHIGSFVDVEIVDVYANSLRGTFIRGEDEMDLRRSLRPSDIVLKHKKDDELGVTQYIP; translated from the coding sequence ATGAGCAAGAAACTCCATATCAAAACCTGGGGCTGTCAGATGAATGAGTATGACTCATCCAAGATGGCCGACCTGATGGACGAATATAAGGGCTACACCCTGACAGATGACGCTGCAGAAGCCGATGTGTTGTTACTGAACACCTGCTCTATTCGTGAAAAGGCTCAGGAAAAAGTGTTCCATCAACTTGGACGCTGGAAGAAGTTAAAAGATAAAAATCCGAACCTAATAATAGGTGTCGGTGGCTGCGTTGCCTCTCAGGAAGGCAAGATGATCAAAGAGCGTGCTCAATGCGTCGACATCATCTTTGGCCCGCAAACCTTGCATCGTTTGCCTGAGATGGTCGATCAGGTCAAGCAAGGCGGCAAGGCTGTTATCGATATCAGCTTCCCTGAAATCGAGAAGTTCGATCGACTGCCAGAGCCTAGAGCCGATGGTCCGACGGCTTTCGTTTCGATAATGGAAGGCTGTAGTAAATATTGCTCTTTCTGCGTGGTACCATACACACGTGGCGAAGAGGTGAGCCGTCCCGTGGATGACGTCATCCTGGAAGTCGCTCAGCTTGCCGAGCAAGGTGTTCGTGAAGTCAATTTACTGGGCCAGAATGTGAATGCATTTCGCGGCGCGACCCATGATGATGATATCTGTACCTTTGCCGAGCTACTGCGTTATATCGCCGCTATCGACGGTATCGACAGGGTTAGATTTACCACCAGCCATCCAATCGAATTCTCTCAAGACATCATAGATGTCTATGAAGATACCCCCGAACTGGTTAGCTTCCTGCACCTGCCGGTACAATCGGGTTCAGATCATATTCTGACTCAGATGAAACGTGGTCATATGGCTATCGAATATAGGTCGATCATTCGTCGTCTGCGTAAGGCGCGTCCTGATATTCAGATCAGCTCAGACTTCATCATTGGCTTCCCGGGGGAATCTAAGCAAGATTTCGCCGACACCATGAAGTTGATTGAAGATGTCGCTTTCGATCATAGTTTTAGCTTTATCTATAGTGCACGCCCCGGCACTCCCGCAGCTGATCTACCAGACGATGTAACTCTGGCAGAGAAGAAAGAGCGCTTGGCCATCTTGCAAGAGCGTATCACTCAGCAGGCGATGCGTTACAGCCGTCAAATGTTGGGCACAGTTCAGCGCATTCTGGTCGAAGGCCCTTCGGTCAAGAACCCAATGGAGCTTAGAGGACGCACTGAAACCAGTCGTGTGGTTAACTTCGAGGCCGATCCTAAACACATAGGCAGCTTCGTCGATGTCGAAATTGTGGATGTCTACGCCAACTCACTGCGTGGCACCTTTATTCGCGGTGAAGACGAGATGGATCTACGTCGCTCATTAAGACCTTCCGATATTGTTTTGAAACATAAGAAAGACGATGAATTAGGTGTGACACAGTACATACCTTAA